In a single window of the Candidatus Aegiribacteria sp. genome:
- a CDS encoding SUMF1/EgtB/PvdO family nonheme iron enzyme: protein MRRVLITVLLFIVSIAWSQIDYQPISGELLEHWNTTSPSFHPKVYHFDPEKLPDGIHELRIVGIEVEGDSLDIYLLGTAADTDIPFLLATGGYRGNHNFTKSDASYDEDEGLICLCFQMSFSARYCKGCYRWDIESESLELIRYINGDPSLDAVERADSLMAEGDIAEAIDELNYMFYPGNYYSTDEMIARLLRSINRAAGDAEAEGNFEEAVDLFGDLADFLHTDREWFTAFTDSLDYVNCDYSEYMGLGEYAMIMNNYAYFLEQTDDLDKSLVVLRKVLDLKPQRMVAHLNIADVLWALGEPAEAGGHYRIYVEMMTDRELTHQIPDYAHERLAQLHAVSETGIEIEEVSPGPVEGMEFAHIPSGSFLMGSPSSEDGRYDNEGPQHRVDISAFELMTTEVTQGMWLEIMGTDLRSYRDIANPEWGLSGEGYYYPMYYLSWNDCQRFAVAMNAMDPDYIYRLPSEAEWEYSCRAGTNTSYYWGDVSPVSLIDRYCWYKNNSDDVSHPVAQKEPNPWGLYNMSGNVSEWCEDTYHDSYSGAPSDGSAWVGRRDSLRIYRCGNKAFEALHCRSAERCYIVPGSRFSNVGFRLVRVSRTPEMVVKVFFDAYNSSNGYLVLSLLPAEATEGLLGITEPFMDDPEGTSEIFTSMGFDITAEEVEYLTAGDFFSISLMAEDVLPDLSSVAIEIGDAIIDGDTAIVPVVVDGSEDEIELILENGCWEFADSFESMFQEDAEE, encoded by the coding sequence CTGGATATCTATCTGCTGGGAACAGCTGCTGATACCGATATTCCTTTTCTACTGGCGACTGGCGGCTACAGGGGAAACCATAACTTCACTAAATCAGACGCGAGTTATGACGAAGATGAAGGTCTGATATGTCTCTGCTTCCAGATGTCCTTCTCCGCGAGATATTGTAAGGGCTGTTACCGATGGGATATTGAGAGTGAATCGCTGGAGCTTATAAGATACATCAATGGAGACCCATCTCTGGACGCAGTAGAAAGAGCAGACAGTCTTATGGCCGAGGGAGATATCGCTGAAGCAATAGATGAACTGAACTATATGTTCTATCCCGGCAACTATTACAGTACCGATGAAATGATCGCCCGATTGCTCAGAAGCATCAACAGAGCCGCCGGGGATGCAGAGGCCGAGGGCAATTTCGAGGAAGCAGTGGATCTGTTCGGGGATCTTGCCGATTTTCTTCATACAGATAGAGAGTGGTTTACCGCTTTCACGGACAGCCTGGATTATGTAAATTGTGATTATTCGGAATACATGGGTCTGGGCGAGTACGCCATGATCATGAACAACTACGCGTATTTTCTTGAGCAGACAGATGATCTTGATAAATCCCTGGTAGTTCTGAGAAAGGTTCTTGATCTGAAACCACAACGGATGGTTGCTCATCTCAACATAGCGGATGTTCTTTGGGCACTTGGTGAACCTGCCGAGGCGGGAGGGCACTACAGAATCTACGTGGAGATGATGACCGACCGGGAATTGACACACCAGATTCCGGATTATGCGCATGAACGACTGGCTCAGCTGCATGCGGTATCAGAGACCGGCATAGAAATTGAAGAAGTTTCTCCGGGTCCGGTTGAAGGAATGGAATTCGCGCATATCCCTTCGGGATCTTTTCTAATGGGCAGCCCCTCTTCGGAGGATGGTCGTTACGACAATGAAGGCCCTCAGCACAGAGTTGATATTAGTGCTTTCGAGCTGATGACCACGGAGGTAACACAGGGGATGTGGCTCGAAATCATGGGAACTGATCTCAGGAGCTACCGGGATATTGCAAATCCCGAATGGGGTTTGAGTGGAGAAGGATACTATTATCCAATGTATTATCTATCTTGGAATGACTGTCAGAGATTTGCTGTTGCCATGAATGCCATGGATCCAGATTACATTTACCGTCTTCCTTCTGAAGCGGAGTGGGAATACTCATGCCGTGCAGGAACAAATACATCCTATTACTGGGGAGATGTGTCGCCTGTCAGCTTAATTGACAGATACTGCTGGTACAAAAATAACTCCGATGACGTTTCTCATCCGGTGGCTCAAAAGGAACCCAATCCATGGGGATTGTACAACATGAGTGGCAACGTGTCTGAATGGTGCGAAGATACCTATCATGACAGTTATTCAGGCGCTCCGTCAGATGGCAGCGCCTGGGTCGGTAGAAGGGATTCTTTACGGATCTATCGTTGCGGTAATAAGGCCTTCGAAGCTCTCCATTGCCGATCGGCGGAACGCTGTTACATTGTTCCCGGCAGTCGTTTCAGTAATGTGGGTTTCCGTCTTGTGAGAGTATCTAGAACTCCGGAGATGGTTGTTAAAGTATTTTTTGACGCATACAATAGTTCGAACGGATATTTGGTTCTCTCCCTTTTACCGGCAGAAGCAACTGAAGGTTTACTTGGTATCACAGAACCATTTATGGATGATCCTGAAGGTACTTCTGAGATATTTACCTCTATGGGGTTTGATATCACTGCAGAAGAGGTTGAGTATTTGACAGCTGGTGATTTCTTCTCAATAAGCCTCATGGCTGAAGATGTTTTACCTGACCTCAGCTCCGTTGCAATAGAGATAGGCGATGCTATTATTGACGGCGATACCGCAATTGTACCGGTTGTCGTTGATGGCAGTGAGGATGAGATTGAACTCATTCTCGAGAACGGCTGCTGGGAGTTTGCGGATTCTTTCGAAAGCATGTTTCAGGAGGATGCAGAGGAATAG
- a CDS encoding YbhB/YbcL family Raf kinase inhibitor-like protein has protein sequence MVAIVFALWSSAFANGDLIPVQFTADGDNISPPLEWECSFEAGSYALICEDPDAPSGNWVHWVVYNIPGEKRVLEEGMPSERELEDGTLQGENSWGNIGYDGPAPPSGKHRYIFTLYALEGRIHLAPGATAEELREAIEGQTVMRTEYIGEYTRE, from the coding sequence ATGGTAGCGATAGTCTTTGCCTTGTGGAGTTCAGCTTTCGCAAACGGAGATCTGATACCTGTTCAATTCACTGCGGACGGTGACAACATTTCTCCGCCGCTTGAATGGGAATGCAGTTTTGAGGCGGGATCATATGCCCTTATCTGCGAAGATCCAGACGCACCCTCAGGAAATTGGGTTCACTGGGTTGTATACAATATTCCCGGTGAAAAAAGAGTACTCGAAGAAGGAATGCCTTCAGAAAGAGAGCTTGAAGATGGTACGCTTCAGGGGGAAAACAGTTGGGGTAACATAGGATACGACGGCCCCGCGCCTCCTTCGGGAAAACACAGATACATCTTTACGCTGTACGCCCTTGAGGGACGAATACATCTGGCCCCCGGAGCCACTGCCGAAGAATTGAGAGAGGCTATTGAAGGGCAGACAGTGATGCGGACTGAATACATAGGGGAGTACACCCGGGAATGA
- a CDS encoding trypsin-like peptidase domain-containing protein: protein MKLWTIFFALTFFTVGLATDIDQAMVKIYTNSMAYDYYIPWSTEALRESSGSGCVVDGNMILTNAHVVSNETYLQVRKEGDPRKYQAFVVAVSHDADLALITVNDESFFQGIDPLELGELPHPREQVTVYGYPMGGDALSTTQGVISRIESYRYVHSGLSLLTVQIDAAINPGNSGGPAVINNEIIGVAMQTMTQADNIGYVIPVPVIRHFFEDMEDGNYDGFPAAGFSYQNIRNSAFSGRFGIEEEQAGVMVTRTAYGSPAAEVLEPGDVLMKIDGRSIAGDGTVEFRSGSRTRLDYMVNRRQIGETIRLEIVREGIPKTVEITLSKTLHDLTVVSSKIYDTKSEYFIFGGAVFMPLTLNYLEEWGSDWRLYSVDYLTYPFLFDNWRTEDREEIVIITFMLAAEVNAGYENIQSEIIEMIDGVPVSSFSQFVEMVDGGTGQFLELTTNLGNIIVLDREESITANDEILVRYGIPVDRVVFQ, encoded by the coding sequence ATGAAACTCTGGACAATATTTTTTGCGCTTACTTTCTTCACGGTTGGCCTGGCCACGGACATAGATCAGGCTATGGTAAAGATATACACGAACAGCATGGCGTATGACTATTACATTCCCTGGAGTACCGAAGCTCTCAGGGAAAGCTCAGGCTCCGGTTGTGTGGTCGATGGGAACATGATACTTACAAACGCACATGTTGTAAGCAATGAAACCTACCTGCAGGTGCGGAAAGAGGGTGATCCCAGGAAGTATCAGGCTTTTGTTGTTGCCGTGTCCCATGACGCAGACCTTGCGCTTATAACCGTGAACGATGAATCTTTCTTCCAGGGCATAGATCCTCTGGAACTGGGTGAGCTTCCACACCCCAGAGAGCAGGTTACAGTCTACGGCTACCCGATGGGTGGAGATGCCCTGAGTACCACTCAGGGAGTTATCTCCAGGATCGAGAGCTATCGCTACGTTCATAGCGGTCTTTCTCTTCTAACAGTGCAGATTGATGCGGCTATCAATCCGGGGAACAGCGGCGGACCTGCCGTCATCAACAACGAAATCATCGGCGTTGCTATGCAGACCATGACACAGGCGGACAATATAGGTTACGTGATTCCGGTTCCTGTGATAAGGCACTTTTTTGAGGACATGGAGGACGGAAACTACGACGGTTTCCCCGCCGCCGGATTCAGCTATCAGAACATTCGTAACAGTGCTTTTTCCGGAAGATTCGGGATTGAAGAAGAACAGGCAGGAGTGATGGTTACACGAACTGCCTACGGCTCACCTGCAGCGGAGGTGCTGGAGCCGGGTGATGTGCTGATGAAGATAGACGGCAGATCAATCGCGGGGGACGGAACGGTGGAATTCAGATCAGGCAGCCGAACCAGACTGGATTATATGGTGAATCGACGCCAGATAGGCGAGACAATTCGCCTGGAGATAGTCAGAGAAGGAATCCCGAAGACAGTTGAGATAACACTAAGCAAAACATTGCACGATCTTACAGTTGTTTCCAGCAAAATTTATGACACTAAGTCAGAGTATTTCATTTTCGGAGGAGCCGTGTTCATGCCCCTTACTCTGAATTATCTTGAAGAATGGGGCAGTGACTGGCGCCTGTACTCCGTTGACTATCTCACCTACCCGTTCTTGTTCGACAACTGGCGCACGGAAGACAGAGAGGAAATAGTCATCATTACTTTTATGCTGGCGGCTGAGGTAAACGCCGGTTATGAAAACATTCAGAGTGAGATAATCGAAATGATAGATGGTGTTCCGGTAAGCAGTTTCTCACAATTCGTTGAAATGGTTGACGGAGGAACGGGACAATTCCTTGAGCTGACCACCAACCTGGGCAACATCATTGTCCTGGACAGGGAAGAATCCATTACTGCCAACGATGAGATACTTGTCCGTTACGGTATTCCGGTGGACAGGGTTGTATTCCAGTAA
- a CDS encoding 60S ribosomal export protein NMD3 has translation MDNYILKAENVFLLLDIREFSIQCPRCDMPLHLDGPLEKAHCNSCQSDIDVPRSYWIETLANSCRKMQETDPGMGTSSMLIGTFHGDLTLARFDPYCDNCRTSFEDPWVLPHGTIYTCKKCGAVYPVQSPPGCAVRLKRLMII, from the coding sequence TTGGACAATTACATTCTCAAAGCAGAAAATGTCTTCCTCTTGCTGGATATTCGAGAGTTCAGTATACAATGCCCCAGATGTGACATGCCCCTGCATCTTGACGGTCCTCTTGAGAAAGCCCACTGCAACAGCTGTCAGTCGGATATTGATGTGCCCAGGAGCTATTGGATTGAAACCCTAGCCAACTCCTGTAGAAAGATGCAGGAAACAGACCCCGGTATGGGAACCTCTTCCATGCTTATCGGTACTTTCCATGGAGATCTTACGCTGGCCAGATTCGATCCTTACTGCGATAACTGCAGAACCTCTTTTGAAGACCCCTGGGTTCTACCTCATGGAACCATCTATACCTGTAAGAAATGCGGTGCGGTGTATCCTGTTCAGTCCCCGCCCGGCTGCGCAGTTCGGTTAAAAAGACTAATGATTATATGA